The DNA window CGAGGGCCGCATGGTGCGCGGCGACGACCGGCTCGAGCGCGCCCGGGAGTCGATCCGGTTCGCGCTGGCCTCCGGCGCAATGCACGCGATGGTGATCGGCTTCGAGTCGGTGGGGCAGGTGAGTGAGGTGCTGGAGCAGACGCGTGTCGCGATGGCGGAGGTGGACGGGCGGGTGGCCTCCGGGCCCCGGTAGCGGAACCGCTCTGCATGGCCCGCGTGCACGCGGGGCGCGACAAGGGCCCCGCGTGCACGCACAGGGTGCCGCTAACGGTTCGATTCGGTGAGTACCGGGCCGGGCGAGGCCATGTAGACCACCCGGTTGTGGCTGCTCGGCAGCTTCTTCAGGTCGGTCGCCGGCACCACGGTGTAGTCCTCGCCGAGGAGGACGACGCAGTAGCGGTCATTGGCCTTGCGGGCCATGCGGTCGGCGAGGCTGCGGGCTTCATCGAGCGTGTAGCGCTGCATGGGAGTGTCTCCTGTCGGAGTCGCCGCCGTTGGCCGCGCGCCGGGGCCGGCGCCGAGCGAGGCGACCTATCTCAGATACGGGGCGCGCCGCCGGCGTTGGTTCCGGACCGGCGCCCGGGCACAACGACTCCTTCTTCCCGATTCGGCGCGGACGCGGAGATGCCTTCCGCGGCGCCGGGACGCCGAGAGGAGCGGCGCGCCCGGCGCCACGCCTGCCGCGCGGCGCTCGCTCACAAGACGGCGGCCGCGCGGGTTCGGTTCCGGCCCGCCCGAGCGTCCCGGCGGAGGCGTGGCATGGGCCAACCGGTGTGCATCCATCCCGACAACCCGAAGCTCTTCCTCTTTCGCGGTCGGCCGCTCGTGGCGGTGACGGCGACGGAGCACTACGGCGCGGTGATGAACCGGCCATTCCGCTTCGAGCGTTACCTGGACGACGCCGGTGCGCGCGGGCTTACCCTCACGCGCCTGTTCGTTCTTTTCCGCGAGTTGCAGGCGGCCACGAACCCGTACTCGACCTGCAAGCCCGAATCGCCCGACTACATCGCGCCGTTCGCGCGCACGGGCCCCGGAGCCGCGCTCGACGGCCAACCGCGCTTCGACCTGGATCGTGACAACCCGGAGTTCTACGACCGCCTCCACCGCTTCGTGGCGGCGGCGGGAGAGAAGGGGATCCTGGTTGAGGTTACGCTGCTCAGCAACACCTATGGCCCGCACATCTGGGCGCTCAACCCCCTGCACGCCGCCAACAACGTGAACGCCCTGCCCGAGATCCCCTGGCCCGACTACACCTCGCTTCGACACCCGGAGGTCTACGCCCGGCAGGCGAGGCACGTTCGCCGGATCGCGCGCGAGTTAAACGGCTGCGACAACGTCTTCTTCGAGATCTGCAACGAGCCCGGCGGCCAGGCGCCGGCCGGACCGGGCGTGCCCACCGTGGACGAGGTGAACGCGTGGCAAGGGGCCATCGCTGCCGTCATCCGCGAGACCGAGGCCATCCTGCCGAACCGCCATCTCGTCGCCGGGCAGGAGGCCTTCCGCTGGGAACCGTTCGAGCAGACCACCACGCGGACGTTTCGCGACTTCCCCGTGGACATCGTCAACGTGCACCCGCTGCCGGCGACCACCTTCGATGGCCAGACCTATGACATGGGCGCCTTCATGTCGGGGCAACTCCGGCTGCGCGCCGTGCGTGACTACTGCCTGGCGACCTTCGCCGAGCCCCGACCGCTGAACCTGGACGAGGACAACGCCGCCAGCCAGTACAAGGACGAGGGCGGCTGGACGGTGCACCGCAAACGTGCCTGGGTCGCGCTCGTGTGCGGCGCCCACTACGACTACATCGACTTCTCGATCATAAACTACTGCGAGGCCGGCACGGCGGAATCGAGGCGGGGCATCCGCGGTCCGATGGGGCACCTGGCGCGGTTCATGCATTCGCTGGACCTGGCGGCGGCGCGGCCCCTGCCCGGAATCGTGCGCCGCGCGCCGAGGCACGCGCTGGACGCGGCCTTCGGCGTGCCAGGGCGCGACGTGGCCGTCTACCTGGCCGACGAGCGCGAGACCGGCGAGGCCGGGTGCGGCGAGCCGCTGGAGGGCCCGCTCGAGGCCGAGGTGGGGCCGGGCCACTACCGTGTAGCCGCGCTCTCACCGGCCACGGGGGAGTGGTCCCCCGCGCTGCGTGCCGAGGGGCCGGTCGCGTGCGTGGACTTGCCGCCGTTTCGGCACGACGTGCTGGTGCGCTTCACGCGCGCCTGAGGCGCCGCGGGCTGCCCCGTGGCCGCAACCTACCAACACCGATCAGGAGATCGCCATGACGCCTTGCCCATCGTTCACCGACTCGCGCCCGCTGCTAGGGGATGCCGCCGCGCTCCGCGAGCGTGCTCATGCCGACGGATACCTGTTCGTGACGGGGCTTGTGCCCCGCGACGCCGTGGACGCCCTCGCCGGGGCGATCCTGCGGATCTGCCGCGAGCAGGGCTGGGCCGACAGCGAGGGCCACGCGCTCGGCGAGCCCCGGCTGGAGGGGCACGAGGGTTGGTGGGACGTCTACGACCCGCTCCAGAGGCTGGAGGCGTTCCACGCGCTGGCGCACCGTCCGGAGATCGTGGGTCTGGTGGGCGACCTGGTTGGCGAGGAGGTGCTGGTGCACCCGCGCAACATCGCGCGGGTCACCTTCCCCGGCGCCGCCCACTACACCACCCCGCCGCACCAGGACTACCCGCTCATCCAGGGCGCGCCCGATACCTACACGGTCTGGCTCCCTCTCGTGGACTGCCCGATGGAGCTCGGGGGTCTGGCCATGCTGCCGGGCTCCCACCGCGTGGGGCTGCTCCCGGTGCACAGCGAGAGCGGGCCGGGCGGCCTCGCGGTGGATGCGGAGGGCCTGGGGCTGACCTGGCACATGCAGGACATGCGCGCGGGCGACGCGCTGATCTTCCACAGCCACACGGTGCACCGCGCGCTGCCCAACGTGAGCGAGCGTGACCTGCGCATATCGGCGGACTATCGGTACCAGGGCGCGTCGCGGCCCGTGGTGGAGGACAGCCTGCTTCCCCATTACCTGCGGCTGAGCTGGGACGACATCTACGCCGGGTGGAGCGCCGGGGGCCCGCGCTACTACTGGCGCGCTTTTCCGTTGAACGTGGTGGCGCGGGACGCGGCGATCATGCAGCCGGCGCGCTGAGAGCGCCGACTGCATTGGTCACGGCTTCGGCCGCCGCGTGACGAGCGGGCAGTCCACGGGGCAGTAGGCGCCGCACCGCTCGCAGCGGCATGGCTCCGCCGTGGGGCTGCTCGCGCCGGACTCCGCCCCGGCCAGGCCCGGAGCGCGCCAGGCGTGCGCGTCGCCGGCGAAGCGGACGACGCCGCAAGCGCGGCAGGTCCGCTCGCGCCGGCACGCGTGCTGCTCCTCGGGACCCCAACGGTGCAGGCCGATGCGGCACAGCGCGCTGCGCGCCCCTCTGTTCGCACGCGCCATCCAGGGACTCCCTTCGGCGCGGACGCCGCACGCCGAGCGCGCGGCGCCGTCATCATGCGCCGATGGTACAATCGTCCATGGACCGTGCGAGCGGAATCCCCGGAGAAACGCGCGGGATCCACGAAGCGCGGGATGCACGAACCAGTCCTCGGCGCCGCCCTGGACCGCCGAGCTGGCCGCGCGTGGGGCGGCTCAGGCACGGCGGCGGCGCCTGGCGGCGGCCAGCGAGAGCGCCAGGCCGAGCGCG is part of the Chthonomonadales bacterium genome and encodes:
- a CDS encoding cellulase family glycosylhydrolase, whose product is MGQPVCIHPDNPKLFLFRGRPLVAVTATEHYGAVMNRPFRFERYLDDAGARGLTLTRLFVLFRELQAATNPYSTCKPESPDYIAPFARTGPGAALDGQPRFDLDRDNPEFYDRLHRFVAAAGEKGILVEVTLLSNTYGPHIWALNPLHAANNVNALPEIPWPDYTSLRHPEVYARQARHVRRIARELNGCDNVFFEICNEPGGQAPAGPGVPTVDEVNAWQGAIAAVIRETEAILPNRHLVAGQEAFRWEPFEQTTTRTFRDFPVDIVNVHPLPATTFDGQTYDMGAFMSGQLRLRAVRDYCLATFAEPRPLNLDEDNAASQYKDEGGWTVHRKRAWVALVCGAHYDYIDFSIINYCEAGTAESRRGIRGPMGHLARFMHSLDLAAARPLPGIVRRAPRHALDAAFGVPGRDVAVYLADERETGEAGCGEPLEGPLEAEVGPGHYRVAALSPATGEWSPALRAEGPVACVDLPPFRHDVLVRFTRA
- a CDS encoding phytanoyl-CoA dioxygenase family protein, which encodes MTPCPSFTDSRPLLGDAAALRERAHADGYLFVTGLVPRDAVDALAGAILRICREQGWADSEGHALGEPRLEGHEGWWDVYDPLQRLEAFHALAHRPEIVGLVGDLVGEEVLVHPRNIARVTFPGAAHYTTPPHQDYPLIQGAPDTYTVWLPLVDCPMELGGLAMLPGSHRVGLLPVHSESGPGGLAVDAEGLGLTWHMQDMRAGDALIFHSHTVHRALPNVSERDLRISADYRYQGASRPVVEDSLLPHYLRLSWDDIYAGWSAGGPRYYWRAFPLNVVARDAAIMQPAR